From a single Collimonas pratensis genomic region:
- a CDS encoding YqiA/YcfP family alpha/beta fold hydrolase, producing MILYLHGFRSSPQSFKARLLAERMRQLGRADEYLCPQLPASPAAAIVLAQDLVRAVDPAQLTLIGSSLGGYYATWLAQQSGCRAVLLNPAVKPPRDLEKYVGVSTQYHSNEPFEFKREYMAELQALQVDVISKPERYFLIAATGDEVLDWQEMVGHYPQARQIVIQGSDHGISEFADYADEVLAFCGIAAQARNT from the coding sequence ATGATTCTGTATCTGCACGGCTTCCGCTCTTCGCCGCAATCGTTCAAGGCACGCCTGTTGGCTGAGCGCATGCGGCAGCTGGGCCGGGCCGACGAATACCTGTGTCCGCAGCTGCCGGCCTCGCCCGCGGCAGCGATCGTCCTGGCGCAGGACCTGGTGCGTGCGGTCGACCCTGCGCAACTGACCTTGATCGGCTCCTCGCTGGGCGGCTACTACGCCACCTGGCTGGCGCAGCAGAGCGGCTGCCGCGCGGTGCTGTTGAATCCGGCGGTCAAACCGCCGCGTGACCTCGAGAAGTATGTCGGCGTCAGCACCCAATATCATTCGAATGAGCCGTTTGAGTTCAAGCGCGAATACATGGCGGAATTGCAAGCGCTGCAGGTTGATGTCATCAGCAAGCCAGAACGCTATTTCCTGATTGCCGCCACTGGCGACGAGGTGCTGGACTGGCAGGAAATGGTCGGCCACTACCCGCAAGCCCGGCAAATAGTGATCCAAGGCAGCGACCATGGCATCAGCGAATTTGCCGACTATGCCGATGAAGTGCTGGCTTTCTGCGGTATCGCGGCGCAAGCGAGAAATACATGA
- a CDS encoding TonB C-terminal domain-containing protein produces MKSFFQNRILVGAIAASVLAHAALLAVRFAAPEAFKLKPTDPALEVILVNAKHNTKPVKPEALAQANLDGGGNADAGRAKSPLPDMRKSEDGDNVQATKRRIEQLEQQQQQMLAQMNKQTPLKMPAMDVQEKASDNTPQPNGRDLVESAKAIARREAEISKNIDDYNKRPKKTQITPSTRAVGYAAYYKAFQDKVEKLGTLNFPKKNGKNLYGKLVVYIPIYQDGSLYTKEGGARIERGSGNRDLDAATLKIIERSAPFGRFPENMRSSGKDDVWEVISTFEFTREGLLEAQLMGGVNQ; encoded by the coding sequence GTGAAATCCTTTTTTCAAAATCGAATCCTGGTCGGCGCCATCGCGGCATCGGTATTGGCGCATGCTGCGCTGCTGGCGGTGCGTTTCGCGGCGCCCGAAGCGTTCAAGCTGAAGCCCACCGATCCGGCGCTGGAAGTGATCCTGGTCAACGCCAAGCACAACACCAAGCCGGTCAAGCCGGAGGCGCTGGCGCAAGCCAATCTGGACGGCGGCGGCAATGCCGATGCCGGCCGCGCCAAATCGCCGTTGCCGGATATGCGCAAATCGGAAGACGGCGACAATGTCCAGGCCACCAAGCGCCGCATCGAGCAGCTGGAACAGCAGCAACAGCAGATGCTGGCGCAGATGAATAAACAGACACCGCTGAAGATGCCGGCCATGGATGTGCAGGAAAAGGCCAGCGACAACACGCCGCAGCCTAACGGCCGCGACTTGGTTGAAAGCGCCAAGGCGATCGCCCGCAGAGAAGCTGAAATCTCGAAGAATATCGACGATTACAACAAGCGGCCGAAGAAGACCCAGATCACGCCGAGCACCCGTGCAGTCGGCTACGCGGCTTACTACAAGGCGTTCCAGGACAAGGTCGAAAAACTGGGCACCTTGAATTTTCCGAAAAAGAACGGCAAGAACCTGTACGGCAAGCTGGTAGTCTATATTCCAATCTATCAGGATGGTTCTCTGTATACCAAAGAAGGCGGTGCCCGCATCGAGCGCGGTTCCGGCAACCGCGACCTCGATGCCGCCACCTTGAAAATCATCGAGCGCTCGGCGCCGTTCGGACGCTTCCCCGAGAACATGCGCAGCAGCGGCAAAGACGATGTGTGGGAAGTGATTTCCACTTTCGAGTTTACCCGCGAGGGCTTGCTGGAGGCGCAATTGATGGGCGGGGTCAACCAATGA
- a CDS encoding ribonuclease catalytic domain-containing protein: MNLFFEESGDFKAGVVLSQQGEAYQVELPTGKRSKVKAKDVLLQFTAPTPQELLDEAKQIAQAMELDFLWEVAGQEEFGFAELGAEYFGHAPLPVEAAGLLLSLHTAPIYFYKKGKGRYKAAPETSLKAAQAGIEKKRQQALIQAGYVDQLKAGELPEVMKPLAPQLLFKPDKNSLEYKALEAACNELQTSPQRLMLAVGGIASPKQLHLSKFLLEFFPKGSGFPKIAIPAVAELPLAQVQAFSIDDVTTTEIDDALSVQTLADGNVRIGIHIAAPGLGIKRGDALDAIARARMSTVYMPGDKITMLPDELVEAFTLAEGKNCPALSLYATLNPADWSLVSTETKAELVPISANLRHNTLDELVTEENLANDAGDYPHKADIAVLWKWIQVLEQGRMAKREGFGLRPEQNNRVDFNFYVEDDVVTIARRKRGAPLDKIVAELMIFANSSWGKLMSDHGVPGIYRVQGGGSGGWAAKMQVRMVTHAAPHQGLGVDQYAWSTSPLRRYTDLVNQWQILACVEGGVAAPLVAPFKPRDADLFAIVSGFDAAYSGYGDFQSNMERYWCLRWLGQEQARQVEAAVLKDEILRLAEIPLIIKLPGMQQLARGTQVKLDIIRWDEVDLTVEARLLEVSAPPEGQQLAEPDEEEELAAELDAAMDMPHESVEAELEAVADNEAVVAAADDESATDESTTEESKPATE, translated from the coding sequence ATGAATCTATTTTTTGAAGAGTCCGGCGACTTTAAAGCGGGTGTCGTACTGTCGCAGCAAGGCGAGGCCTACCAGGTCGAACTGCCAACGGGCAAACGCAGCAAGGTCAAAGCCAAGGACGTGCTGCTGCAATTTACGGCACCGACGCCGCAGGAGCTGCTTGATGAAGCGAAGCAGATCGCGCAAGCCATGGAGCTCGATTTCCTGTGGGAAGTCGCGGGCCAGGAAGAATTCGGCTTCGCCGAACTGGGCGCCGAGTATTTCGGCCATGCTCCCTTGCCGGTAGAAGCAGCGGGTTTGCTGCTGAGCCTGCACACCGCGCCGATCTATTTTTACAAGAAGGGCAAGGGCCGCTACAAGGCCGCGCCGGAAACATCGCTGAAGGCAGCCCAGGCGGGCATCGAAAAGAAACGCCAGCAAGCATTGATCCAGGCTGGCTATGTCGACCAGCTCAAAGCCGGTGAGCTGCCAGAGGTGATGAAGCCGCTGGCGCCGCAACTGCTGTTCAAGCCGGACAAGAACAGCCTGGAATACAAGGCGCTGGAAGCGGCCTGCAACGAATTGCAGACCTCGCCGCAGCGCCTGATGCTGGCGGTCGGCGGCATCGCTTCGCCGAAGCAGCTGCATCTGTCCAAGTTCCTGTTGGAATTTTTCCCCAAGGGTTCCGGCTTTCCCAAGATCGCCATCCCGGCGGTGGCCGAGTTGCCGCTGGCGCAGGTGCAGGCCTTCTCGATCGATGACGTCACCACCACCGAGATCGACGATGCGCTGTCGGTGCAGACGCTGGCGGACGGCAATGTCCGCATCGGCATCCATATCGCCGCGCCGGGCCTCGGCATCAAGCGTGGCGATGCGCTGGATGCGATCGCGCGCGCGCGCATGTCGACCGTCTACATGCCGGGCGACAAAATCACCATGCTGCCGGATGAGCTGGTGGAAGCGTTCACCCTGGCCGAAGGCAAGAACTGCCCGGCGCTGTCGCTGTACGCCACCCTGAATCCGGCCGACTGGAGCCTGGTCAGCACCGAAACCAAGGCCGAGCTGGTGCCGATTTCGGCCAACCTGCGCCACAACACGCTGGACGAACTGGTCACCGAGGAGAATCTGGCTAACGACGCCGGCGACTATCCGCACAAGGCCGATATCGCCGTGTTGTGGAAATGGATACAGGTGCTGGAACAAGGCCGCATGGCCAAGCGCGAAGGCTTCGGCTTGCGGCCGGAGCAGAACAATCGCGTCGATTTCAATTTCTATGTCGAGGACGATGTCGTCACCATCGCCCGCCGCAAGCGCGGCGCGCCGCTCGACAAGATCGTCGCCGAGCTGATGATCTTCGCCAACAGCAGCTGGGGCAAGCTGATGTCGGACCACGGCGTACCCGGCATCTATCGTGTCCAGGGCGGCGGCAGCGGCGGCTGGGCTGCCAAGATGCAGGTGCGCATGGTGACGCACGCCGCGCCTCACCAAGGCCTGGGTGTGGATCAATACGCCTGGAGCACTTCGCCTTTGCGCCGCTACACTGACCTGGTCAACCAGTGGCAGATCCTGGCTTGCGTCGAAGGCGGCGTCGCCGCGCCATTGGTGGCGCCGTTCAAGCCGCGCGATGCCGATCTGTTTGCGATCGTCTCCGGCTTTGACGCTGCGTATTCCGGTTATGGCGACTTCCAGTCGAACATGGAACGCTACTGGTGCTTGCGCTGGCTGGGCCAGGAACAGGCGCGCCAGGTGGAGGCTGCGGTGCTGAAGGATGAAATCCTGCGGCTGGCAGAGATCCCGCTGATCATCAAATTGCCCGGCATGCAACAACTGGCGCGCGGCACCCAGGTCAAGCTCGACATCATCCGCTGGGATGAGGTTGATCTGACGGTTGAGGCGCGCCTGCTGGAAGTGTCGGCGCCGCCTGAGGGCCAGCAGTTGGCCGAGCCGGATGAAGAAGAGGAACTGGCAGCGGAACTGGATGCCGCCATGGACATGCCGCACGAGAGCGTCGAAGCCGAGCTGGAAGCCGTAGCCGACAACGAAGCAGTGGTGGCGGCCGCTGATGACGAGAGTGCAACTGATGAGAGTACGACTGAGGAGAGCAAACCGGCAACGGAGTGA
- the hemL gene encoding glutamate-1-semialdehyde 2,1-aminomutase: protein MTSNNDTLFARAQLTTPGGVNSPVRAFRSVGGTPRFITRAEGPYFWDADDRRYIDYIGSWGPAIVGHAHPVVIKAVQDAAARGLSFGAPTQGEIEIAEEICKLVPSIEQVRLVSSGTEATMSALRLARGATGRDKILKFEGCYHGHADSLLVKAGSGLLTFGNPTSAGVPEDFVKHTLVLDYNNCEQLEQAFKDMGDQIACVIVEPVAGNMNLVRATPEFLQTMRRLCTQYGTVLIFDEVMCGFRVALGGAQALYDIKPDITALGKVIGGGLPVAAFGGRADLMKHMAPLGSVYQAGTLSGNPVAVAAGMSTLKLIQEPGFYTRLAAQTSKLVQGLSNAAKDAGVTFSGDAIGGMFGLYFAAEVPGTYAAVMASNKDLFNKFFHAMLDAGVYLAPSAFEAGFVSAQHDDAIIDATVAAARGAFAQLA from the coding sequence ATGACTTCAAACAACGACACCTTATTCGCCCGAGCCCAGCTGACCACGCCCGGCGGCGTCAATTCGCCGGTGCGCGCCTTCCGTTCGGTCGGCGGCACGCCGCGTTTCATCACGCGCGCTGAAGGCCCTTATTTCTGGGACGCCGACGACCGTCGCTACATCGACTATATCGGTTCCTGGGGTCCGGCGATCGTTGGCCACGCCCATCCGGTAGTGATCAAGGCCGTGCAAGATGCCGCTGCGCGCGGCCTCAGCTTTGGTGCGCCGACCCAGGGCGAAATCGAGATTGCCGAAGAAATCTGCAAGCTGGTGCCGTCGATCGAGCAGGTGCGCCTGGTTTCCAGCGGCACCGAAGCCACCATGAGCGCGCTGCGACTGGCGCGCGGCGCCACCGGCCGCGACAAGATCTTGAAGTTCGAAGGCTGCTATCACGGTCACGCCGATTCGCTGCTGGTCAAGGCTGGCAGCGGTTTGCTGACCTTCGGCAATCCGACTTCGGCCGGCGTGCCGGAAGATTTCGTCAAGCACACGCTGGTGCTCGACTACAACAACTGTGAGCAACTGGAACAGGCTTTCAAGGACATGGGCGACCAGATCGCTTGCGTCATCGTCGAGCCGGTGGCCGGCAACATGAACCTGGTGCGGGCGACGCCGGAATTCTTGCAAACCATGCGCCGCCTGTGCACGCAATACGGCACCGTACTGATTTTCGATGAAGTCATGTGCGGCTTTCGCGTGGCGCTGGGCGGTGCGCAAGCGCTGTACGACATCAAGCCGGACATCACGGCGCTGGGCAAGGTGATCGGCGGCGGCTTGCCGGTGGCGGCCTTCGGCGGCCGCGCCGATTTGATGAAGCATATGGCGCCGCTCGGTTCGGTGTACCAGGCCGGCACGCTGTCCGGCAATCCGGTGGCGGTGGCCGCCGGCATGAGCACGCTCAAGCTGATCCAGGAACCGGGTTTCTACACCCGGCTGGCAGCGCAGACCAGCAAGCTGGTGCAAGGCCTGAGCAATGCCGCCAAAGATGCCGGCGTCACTTTCAGCGGCGACGCCATCGGCGGCATGTTCGGTTTGTATTTTGCGGCGGAAGTGCCGGGCACTTACGCCGCGGTGATGGCATCCAACAAGGACTTGTTCAACAAGTTCTTCCACGCCATGCTGGATGCCGGCGTTTACCTGGCGCCATCGGCATTTGAAGCCGGTTTCGTGTCTGCGCAGCATGACGATGCCATCATCGACGCCACCGTCGCTGCTGCACGCGGGGCGTTTGCGCAACTGGCTTAA
- the aroE gene encoding shikimate dehydrogenase, which translates to MTNGAGVAADFAAYVVIGNPITHSKSPAIHARFAADTAQDMRYAHLLAPLDGFAATVQKFIAQGGRGANVTVPFKLEAYALANQLTTRAQAAGAVNTLIFDDGLILGDNTDGVGLVSDIVRNAGFDLAGKKILLLGAGGAARGVILPLLEQQPAQLTIANRTVAKAEELVQQFQQYCAQPGILSACSFADATQPFDLVINATSASLQAQLPPLAAGVFSPATLAYDMMYGSQPTVFMQFAAAQGAHVRDGLGMLVEQAAEAFFVWRGVRPHTDAVFTALRAQL; encoded by the coding sequence ATGACGAACGGCGCCGGAGTTGCAGCTGATTTTGCAGCTTACGTGGTGATCGGCAATCCGATCACCCATAGCAAATCGCCGGCGATCCATGCCCGCTTTGCTGCCGACACTGCACAGGACATGCGCTACGCACACCTGCTGGCGCCGCTCGACGGCTTCGCCGCGACGGTGCAGAAGTTCATCGCGCAGGGCGGCCGCGGCGCCAATGTCACCGTGCCGTTCAAGCTGGAAGCCTACGCACTGGCGAATCAGCTGACTACCCGCGCCCAGGCTGCCGGCGCCGTCAATACCCTGATATTCGACGATGGCTTGATCCTCGGCGATAACACCGATGGCGTCGGCCTGGTCAGCGACATTGTGCGCAATGCCGGCTTTGACTTGGCGGGGAAGAAAATCCTGCTGCTGGGCGCCGGCGGCGCGGCGCGCGGCGTGATCCTGCCGTTGCTGGAACAGCAGCCGGCGCAGCTCACGATTGCCAACCGCACGGTGGCCAAGGCAGAAGAACTGGTGCAGCAATTCCAGCAGTACTGCGCGCAGCCCGGCATCCTGAGCGCCTGCAGCTTCGCCGATGCGACGCAGCCGTTCGACCTGGTGATCAATGCCACTTCGGCCAGCCTGCAGGCGCAACTGCCGCCGCTGGCTGCCGGCGTATTCAGCCCGGCGACCCTGGCTTATGACATGATGTACGGCAGCCAGCCGACCGTCTTCATGCAGTTCGCGGCGGCGCAGGGCGCGCACGTGCGCGACGGCCTGGGCATGCTGGTGGAGCAGGCGGCAGAAGCGTTTTTTGTATGGCGCGGCGTGCGGCCGCATACCGACGCCGTATTTACGGCCTTGCGCGCCCAGCTTTAA
- the mpl gene encoding UDP-N-acetylmuramate:L-alanyl-gamma-D-glutamyl-meso-diaminopimelate ligase has translation MHIHILGICGTFMGGLAVLAKQAGHKVTGCDANVYPPMSTQLEAQGIELIQGFGVEQIALQPDLYVIGNVVVRGNPLMEEILNRGLPYVSGPQWIGEHILRDKWVLAVAGTHGKTTTSAMLAWILEDAGYDPGFLIGGVPMNFGISARLAGKPGVTASPFFVIEADEYDTAFFDKRSKFVHYHAKTAILNNLEYDHADIFPDLAAIETQFHHLVRTVPGVGRLLVNAREPALQRVLQRGCWSEKELFGSESGDDSLQGWSLTTQDNGHFEVRFNGELQGSVQWELSGEHNRMNALAAIAAARHVGVPPAQAIAALARFENVKRRMELRGVVRDISVYDDFAHHPTAIATTVAGLRKKVGKARILAVLEPRSNTMKLGAMKDALPGSLGEADLVFGYGAKGSGKDALGWDLAQALQPLGSKASAYSELDQLVAAIVKAAQPGDQVLVMSNGGFGGVHQKLLTALAAQ, from the coding sequence ATGCACATTCATATCCTTGGTATCTGCGGCACCTTTATGGGCGGTTTGGCAGTATTGGCTAAACAGGCAGGACATAAAGTCACCGGTTGCGATGCCAATGTGTACCCGCCCATGAGCACCCAGCTTGAGGCACAGGGAATCGAGCTGATCCAAGGCTTTGGCGTCGAACAGATTGCCTTGCAGCCGGACCTGTATGTGATCGGCAACGTGGTGGTGCGCGGCAATCCGCTGATGGAGGAAATCCTCAACCGCGGCCTGCCTTATGTTTCCGGACCGCAATGGATCGGCGAGCATATCCTGCGCGACAAATGGGTGCTGGCGGTGGCCGGTACCCATGGCAAAACCACCACCTCGGCCATGCTGGCCTGGATCCTGGAGGATGCCGGCTACGATCCCGGTTTCCTGATCGGCGGCGTGCCGATGAATTTCGGCATTTCGGCGCGTCTTGCGGGCAAGCCTGGTGTGACGGCGTCGCCGTTCTTCGTGATCGAAGCGGACGAGTACGACACGGCATTCTTCGACAAGCGCAGCAAATTTGTCCATTACCACGCCAAGACGGCGATCCTGAACAACCTGGAATACGACCACGCCGATATTTTCCCCGACCTGGCGGCCATAGAAACCCAGTTCCACCATCTGGTGCGCACCGTGCCCGGCGTCGGCCGTCTGCTGGTGAATGCGCGCGAACCGGCCTTGCAGCGGGTGCTGCAGCGCGGCTGCTGGAGCGAAAAGGAATTGTTCGGCAGCGAATCTGGCGACGACAGCCTCCAAGGTTGGTCGCTGACGACCCAGGACAACGGCCATTTCGAAGTGCGCTTCAATGGCGAGTTGCAAGGCAGCGTGCAATGGGAGCTGAGCGGCGAACATAACCGCATGAATGCGCTAGCGGCGATTGCCGCCGCACGTCATGTCGGCGTGCCGCCGGCGCAGGCGATTGCCGCCCTGGCGCGCTTCGAGAATGTCAAACGGCGCATGGAATTGCGCGGCGTCGTGAGGGATATTTCCGTGTACGACGATTTTGCCCACCATCCCACTGCGATTGCCACCACCGTCGCCGGCTTGCGCAAGAAAGTCGGCAAGGCCCGCATCCTGGCGGTGCTGGAGCCGCGTTCCAACACCATGAAGCTGGGCGCCATGAAAGATGCACTGCCGGGCAGCCTGGGCGAGGCCGACCTGGTGTTCGGCTACGGCGCCAAGGGCAGCGGCAAGGATGCCCTCGGCTGGGACCTGGCGCAAGCGCTGCAGCCGCTCGGCAGCAAAGCGAGTGCTTACAGCGAGCTGGACCAGCTGGTAGCGGCGATCGTCAAGGCGGCGCAGCCGGGCGACCAGGTGCTGGTGATGAGCAATGGCGGCTTCGGCGGCGTCCACCAGAAACTGTTGACGGCGCTGGCTGCCCAATGA
- a CDS encoding chorismate--pyruvate lyase family protein: MTHARTQAKWHDHANGVAPSATMRDWLTDRVSLTYKLMAHCQQFRVQRLRQQRALPLAEEWRAIGLPRRQQVQERDVLLRCDGHPMVLGHTVLALDATTTEWPFFGSLGERSLGSTLFGDPLVARGQLQYARLYGGHPLVRRMCVASGVDSFPYPLWARRSAFRRKTGIMLVTEVFFPEIEELRRERADIKILSAGFSITSDLSRHIHPAHQLLSFGAAR, from the coding sequence ATGACGCATGCCCGCACCCAGGCCAAATGGCATGACCACGCCAACGGCGTCGCGCCGTCCGCCACCATGCGCGACTGGCTGACCGACCGCGTCTCCCTGACCTACAAGCTGATGGCGCACTGCCAGCAGTTCCGCGTGCAGCGCCTGCGCCAGCAACGGGCGCTGCCGCTGGCCGAGGAATGGCGAGCGATCGGCTTGCCGCGTCGCCAGCAGGTGCAGGAGCGCGACGTGCTGCTGCGTTGCGACGGCCACCCCATGGTGCTGGGCCACACGGTGCTGGCGCTGGATGCGACCACCACCGAATGGCCGTTTTTCGGCAGCCTGGGTGAGCGCTCACTTGGCTCCACGCTGTTCGGCGATCCGCTGGTGGCGCGCGGACAGTTGCAATATGCGCGCCTGTACGGCGGCCATCCGCTGGTGCGGCGCATGTGCGTCGCCAGCGGGGTGGACAGCTTCCCTTATCCGCTGTGGGCCCGACGTTCGGCGTTCCGGCGCAAGACCGGCATCATGCTGGTGACAGAAGTATTTTTCCCCGAGATCGAGGAATTGCGGAGAGAGCGGGCGGATATCAAGATTTTGTCCGCCGGGTTTTCGATTACCTCCGATCTATCCCGGCATATCCATCCGGCCCATCAATTACTTTCCTTTGGCGCTGCGAGATAG
- a CDS encoding TlpA disulfide reductase family protein: MKRNILIFVPIALLFCAIGIYFGMQRHTPATPDNAAVAALFAQEIPDASGKTASLSQWKGKPLVVNFWATWCAPCVEEMPELNALQGEIAAKNIQVIGIGVDSADNIAKFAEKYKISYPLYVAGSSATALLRQFGNQSGGLPFTVLIGRDGQVKKMYLGSIKFDELRKDLTLL, translated from the coding sequence ATGAAAAGAAATATTTTGATATTTGTACCGATTGCGCTTCTATTTTGCGCGATCGGCATCTATTTTGGCATGCAACGCCATACCCCGGCCACACCCGACAACGCCGCTGTAGCTGCCCTGTTCGCTCAGGAAATACCGGACGCCAGCGGCAAAACCGCTTCCCTCTCGCAATGGAAGGGCAAGCCGTTGGTCGTCAATTTCTGGGCAACCTGGTGCGCGCCCTGCGTGGAAGAAATGCCGGAACTGAATGCCTTGCAAGGGGAGATTGCGGCGAAGAATATTCAAGTTATCGGGATCGGCGTCGACTCTGCTGATAACATCGCCAAATTCGCTGAAAAATACAAAATCTCTTACCCCTTGTATGTGGCAGGCAGCAGCGCCACTGCACTGCTGCGGCAGTTCGGGAATCAGTCCGGCGGCCTGCCTTTTACCGTCCTGATCGGCCGCGACGGACAAGTAAAGAAGATGTACCTTGGCAGCATTAAATTCGACGAGTTGCGCAAGGACCTGACTCTTCTGTAA
- the mtgA gene encoding monofunctional biosynthetic peptidoglycan transglycosylase, which yields MKSVGKIFLRLCLLLIAAVLLLQVYFFVQIWWWVDHNPSSTSFMRHRLSELQETVPDAQLQFKWIPYTRISSNLKRAIIASEDANFSEHDGVDWDALEQAYEKNTKKGKVVRGGSTITQQLAKNLFLSGERSYLRKGQELVITYMLEFLMDKERIFEIYLNVVEWGNGVFGAEAASQHYYRISAANLGASQAARLAVMLPRPRFYDKNRGSAYLSQRTGLILRRMGSAELP from the coding sequence ATGAAATCAGTCGGCAAGATTTTTTTGCGTTTATGTTTGCTGCTGATCGCTGCAGTTTTACTGTTGCAAGTCTATTTTTTCGTGCAGATCTGGTGGTGGGTCGATCACAATCCAAGCTCCACCAGCTTCATGCGCCATCGCTTGTCCGAGCTGCAGGAAACCGTGCCGGACGCCCAGCTGCAATTCAAATGGATCCCGTATACCCGCATTTCGAGCAACCTGAAGCGCGCCATCATCGCATCCGAGGACGCCAATTTTTCCGAGCATGACGGCGTCGACTGGGATGCGCTGGAGCAGGCCTACGAGAAGAACACCAAAAAGGGCAAGGTGGTGCGCGGCGGTTCCACCATCACCCAGCAGCTGGCGAAAAACCTTTTCCTGTCGGGAGAGCGCAGTTATTTGCGCAAGGGCCAGGAACTGGTCATCACCTATATGCTGGAATTCCTGATGGACAAGGAACGCATCTTTGAAATCTACCTGAACGTGGTGGAGTGGGGCAATGGCGTGTTCGGCGCCGAGGCGGCATCCCAGCACTACTATAGAATCTCGGCCGCCAACCTGGGCGCCAGCCAGGCCGCACGGCTGGCGGTGATGCTGCCGCGGCCGCGCTTCTACGACAAGAATCGCGGTTCGGCCTATCTGTCGCAACGTACGGGTTTGATTTTACGGCGCATGGGATCGGCTGAATTGCCTTAG
- the corA gene encoding magnesium/cobalt transporter CorA, with protein MINVFVLQNGRLNQVNIESHSDLQQVQPVWVDLTEPNDQERAWVKSIYGVTLPGEDEVKDIEASARYYEAENGDLHLRTDFLFEEDDGPSSTVTVAFILARNILFSVHGEDLPVFRLVRMRARSRPGSIGDYKDVLLDLYQTDAEYSADALEGVYKKLDEVSQRVLQKKLTDQAAAEALSAMAHEEDLNGRIRRNMMDTRRAVSFLMRGRLLNVDQFEDARQILRDIESLDGHTAFLFDKINFLMDATVGFININQNKIIKIFSVASVAFLPPTLIASIYGMNFRFMPEFEWHLGYPLALVLMVCSAITPFWYFRRRGWLN; from the coding sequence GTGATCAATGTATTCGTTTTGCAAAACGGCCGGCTCAACCAGGTCAACATCGAGAGTCACAGCGACCTGCAACAGGTGCAGCCGGTCTGGGTCGACCTGACCGAACCGAACGACCAGGAACGCGCCTGGGTCAAGAGCATCTACGGCGTCACCTTGCCGGGCGAGGACGAGGTCAAGGATATTGAAGCATCGGCCCGTTATTACGAAGCGGAAAATGGCGACCTCCACTTACGCACCGACTTCCTGTTTGAAGAAGACGACGGCCCGTCGTCCACTGTCACGGTCGCCTTCATCCTGGCGCGCAATATCCTGTTTTCAGTCCATGGTGAAGATTTACCGGTATTCCGTCTGGTGCGCATGCGCGCACGCTCACGACCGGGCTCTATCGGCGATTACAAGGACGTGCTGCTCGACCTGTACCAGACCGATGCCGAGTACTCCGCCGATGCTCTGGAGGGCGTCTACAAGAAGCTGGATGAGGTCAGCCAGCGCGTGCTGCAAAAGAAACTGACCGACCAGGCCGCAGCCGAGGCGCTTAGCGCCATGGCGCATGAAGAAGACTTGAACGGCCGCATCCGGCGCAACATGATGGATACCCGGCGCGCCGTCAGCTTCCTGATGCGCGGACGCTTGCTGAACGTGGATCAGTTTGAAGATGCGCGGCAGATCTTGCGCGACATTGAATCGCTGGACGGCCACACAGCCTTCCTGTTCGACAAGATCAACTTCCTGATGGATGCGACGGTCGGTTTCATTAATATCAACCAGAACAAGATCATCAAGATCTTCTCGGTGGCCTCAGTGGCGTTCCTGCCGCCGACGCTGATCGCCAGCATCTACGGCATGAACTTCCGTTTCATGCCGGAATTTGAATGGCATCTAGGTTATCCGCTGGCGCTGGTGCTGATGGTGTGCTCGGCGATCACGCCGTTCTGGTATTTCCGCCGGCGTGGCTGGTTGAATTGA